In Aliidongia dinghuensis, one genomic interval encodes:
- a CDS encoding site-2 protease family protein, whose amino-acid sequence MQTLQGLTVWVLPVLFAITLHEAAHGYAALVCGDTTAQRAGRLSVNPLRHVDPFGTVILPAVSYFAGGFLFGYAKPVPVNFGALKRPRLDMIFVAFAGPLTNIVLASLSIFLFARLTPLMPPWAQLFVLRNLQNSVSINLILAIFNLLPIPPLDGGRIVTGLLPARLASRFAKLEEVGILILLGLLVLIPMLGAQLHMNFNILAPVIQYPLNWLGTLLVQLFG is encoded by the coding sequence ATGCAGACGCTTCAGGGCCTGACCGTCTGGGTGCTGCCGGTACTGTTCGCGATCACCTTGCACGAGGCGGCGCACGGCTATGCGGCGCTCGTGTGCGGCGACACTACGGCGCAGCGCGCCGGCCGGCTCTCGGTCAATCCGCTACGCCATGTCGATCCGTTCGGCACCGTCATCCTGCCGGCCGTCTCCTATTTTGCCGGCGGCTTCCTATTCGGCTACGCGAAGCCGGTCCCGGTGAATTTCGGGGCGTTGAAGCGGCCCCGGCTCGACATGATCTTCGTCGCCTTCGCGGGGCCGCTGACCAACATCGTGCTGGCGTCGCTGTCGATCTTTCTGTTCGCCCGGCTGACGCCGCTGATGCCGCCCTGGGCCCAGCTGTTCGTGCTCAGGAACCTGCAGAACTCGGTCTCGATCAACCTCATCCTGGCGATCTTCAACTTGCTGCCGATCCCGCCGCTCGACGGCGGGCGTATCGTCACAGGCCTGCTGCCGGCGCGGCTCGCGTCCCGCTTTGCCAAACTCGAGGAGGTGGGTATCCTCATTCTCCTGGGGCTGCTGGTGCTGATACCGATGCTGGGCGCGCAGTTGCACATGAATTTCAACATCTTGGCGCCCGTCATCCAATATCCGCTGAACTGGCTCGGCACGCTGCTGGTCCAATTGTTCGGGTGA
- a CDS encoding segregation and condensation protein A — translation MTAEDAASNAELVVDLDGFEGPIGMLLVLAREQKVDLTRISILALAEQYLTFIAEAHRLRLELAADYLVMAAWLAYLKSRMLLPDPPPEDEPSAEELAEALHFRLLRLEAMQKAGKSLMERPQLGRDMFANGAPEGLKTVARPVYAVSLYELLKSYGDHRSRGEATVLHIRAPEYFSVDDAIRRLSQMIGHSVEWRQLGQFLPPQLRTGVLGRSALAATFVASLELTKSGEIELRQDETYGPIFVRGVRPGS, via the coding sequence ATGACCGCCGAAGACGCCGCATCGAATGCCGAGCTCGTCGTCGATCTCGACGGCTTCGAGGGCCCAATCGGCATGCTCCTGGTGCTGGCGCGCGAACAGAAGGTCGATCTGACGCGCATCTCGATCCTGGCCTTGGCCGAGCAGTACCTGACCTTCATCGCCGAGGCGCATCGGCTCCGGCTCGAGCTTGCGGCCGACTATCTGGTGATGGCCGCCTGGCTCGCCTATCTCAAGTCTCGCATGCTGCTGCCCGATCCGCCGCCGGAGGACGAGCCGAGCGCGGAGGAATTGGCTGAAGCGCTGCATTTCCGCCTGCTGCGTCTGGAAGCGATGCAGAAGGCCGGAAAGTCGCTGATGGAACGGCCGCAGCTCGGCCGTGACATGTTCGCGAACGGCGCGCCGGAGGGGCTCAAGACCGTGGCGCGCCCGGTCTATGCGGTCAGCCTCTATGAACTGCTCAAATCCTATGGCGACCATCGCTCGCGCGGCGAGGCGACGGTGCTGCACATCCGCGCGCCGGAATATTTCTCGGTCGACGATGCCATCCGGCGGCTCTCGCAGATGATCGGGCACAGCGTCGAGTGGCGGCAGTTGGGCCAGTTCCTGCCGCCGCAGCTGCGTACAGGCGTGCTCGGCCGCTCGGCCTTGGCCGCGACGTTTGTCGCCAGCCTGGAATTGACCAAGAGCGGCGAAATCGAACTGCGCCAGGACGAGACTTACGGGCCGATCTTCGTGCGCGGCGTGAGGCCCGGCTCATGA
- the scpB gene encoding SMC-Scp complex subunit ScpB, whose product MPEPTDRDTERERALRLIEALLFASDRPLGDAELAARLPETLVLEELIETLRTHYRFRGINLVRAAGGWTFRTAPDLAGLLAHETVQARKLTRAQIETLAIIAYHQPVTRAEVEEIRGVTLAKGTLDLLMEAGWVMPKGRRETPGRPATWVTTEGFLLHFGLDSLRDLPNVDELRAAGLLDARPASTLGEAAPEESDDDRGYAGEEDDPP is encoded by the coding sequence ATGCCGGAGCCGACCGATCGGGACACGGAGCGGGAACGCGCGCTGCGCCTGATCGAGGCGTTGCTGTTCGCGTCCGACCGGCCGCTCGGCGACGCCGAGCTTGCGGCCCGCCTGCCCGAGACGCTGGTGCTCGAAGAACTCATCGAGACGCTGCGCACGCACTACCGCTTCCGCGGCATCAACCTGGTGCGTGCGGCCGGCGGCTGGACCTTCCGAACCGCGCCGGACCTGGCGGGCTTGCTGGCACACGAGACCGTGCAGGCGCGCAAGCTGACGCGCGCCCAAATCGAGACGCTTGCCATCATCGCCTATCACCAGCCGGTGACGCGCGCCGAGGTCGAGGAGATTCGGGGCGTGACGCTGGCCAAGGGCACGCTCGATCTCCTGATGGAGGCGGGTTGGGTCATGCCGAAGGGCCGGCGCGAGACCCCGGGCCGGCCGGCGACGTGGGTTACGACTGAAGGATTCCTTCTGCATTTCGGCCTCGATTCGCTGCGCGACCTGCCGAACGTCGACGAGCTCCGGGCGGCCGGTCTGCTCGATGCGCGCCCGGCCTCGACGCTGGGCGAGGCGGCGCCGGAGGAGAGCGACGACGACCGCGGTTATGCTGGCGAGGAGGATGATCCGCCATGA
- the tatB gene encoding Sec-independent protein translocase protein TatB: MFDFAWSEIAVLGVIALVVIGPKDLPRALKTAGFMVRRARMLAREFQSSVDDMIRESELHDIREQAAKAAGVDDLKQAVQEAMDVGGEIRNVVNEPLGGPALQPPGAPQTLEGATAESPAAASSPTTPASTEHPAPEHPAPVTDHHSEAGKDAPPELHRTPPAP; this comes from the coding sequence ATGTTTGATTTCGCCTGGTCAGAGATAGCCGTTCTCGGCGTGATCGCGCTGGTCGTGATCGGGCCCAAGGACCTGCCGCGGGCGCTCAAGACGGCCGGGTTCATGGTCCGCCGGGCGCGCATGCTGGCGCGCGAGTTCCAGAGCAGCGTCGACGACATGATCCGCGAATCCGAGCTGCACGACATCCGCGAGCAGGCGGCGAAGGCGGCCGGCGTCGACGACCTGAAGCAGGCGGTTCAAGAAGCGATGGACGTCGGCGGCGAGATCCGCAACGTCGTGAACGAACCGCTGGGTGGGCCGGCACTCCAGCCGCCGGGCGCGCCGCAGACCCTCGAAGGCGCGACGGCCGAGAGCCCGGCGGCAGCATCTTCCCCGACAACGCCTGCTTCCACCGAACATCCAGCGCCCGAACATCCAGCGCCCGTGACCGACCATCATTCCGAGGCGGGCAAGGACGCACCGCCGGAGCTGCATAGGACCCCGCCCGCACCATGA
- the tatC gene encoding twin-arginine translocase subunit TatC, protein MSDELDEGRMSLIEHLIELRKRLIYSLSGLLVCWGVCYYFSEELLDFLIRPLAAQFGADSGRHLIYTALTEAFVTRVKVAFWAACFLAFPLIATQVWMFVAPGLYKNERKAFMPYLVATPILFFMGGALVYYLIFPTAWHFFLSFESAGNPGSLPIEADPKVSEYLSLVLTLIFAFGAAFQMPVALTLMARVGLVSSKFLVEKRRYAIFINFVIAAVLTPPDAISMTGLAVPLLLLYEISIWSCRIVERNKAKRAAEIASDLAKL, encoded by the coding sequence ATGAGCGACGAGCTCGACGAAGGCCGCATGTCGCTGATCGAACATTTGATCGAACTGCGCAAGCGCCTCATCTACTCCCTGTCCGGTCTCCTGGTGTGCTGGGGCGTCTGCTACTACTTCAGCGAGGAGCTGCTCGATTTCCTGATCCGCCCGCTGGCGGCACAATTCGGTGCCGACTCCGGTCGACACCTGATCTACACGGCCTTGACCGAGGCGTTCGTCACGCGGGTCAAGGTCGCGTTCTGGGCGGCCTGCTTCCTGGCGTTTCCGCTCATCGCGACGCAGGTCTGGATGTTCGTGGCGCCGGGCCTCTACAAGAACGAGCGCAAGGCGTTCATGCCATACCTGGTGGCGACGCCGATCCTGTTCTTCATGGGCGGGGCGCTCGTCTATTACCTGATCTTCCCGACCGCCTGGCACTTCTTCCTGAGCTTCGAATCCGCCGGCAATCCCGGCAGCCTGCCGATCGAAGCCGATCCCAAGGTGAGCGAGTATCTGTCGCTCGTCTTGACGCTGATCTTCGCCTTCGGCGCTGCGTTCCAGATGCCGGTGGCCCTCACGCTCATGGCGCGGGTCGGACTCGTCAGCTCGAAGTTCCTGGTCGAGAAGCGGCGCTACGCCATCTTCATCAACTTCGTCATCGCCGCCGTGCTGACCCCACCCGACGCCATCAGCATGACCGGCCTCGCCGTGCCGCTGCTGCTGCTCTACGAGATCTCGATCTGGAGCTGCCGCATCGTCGAGCGCAACAAGGCGAAGCGCGCAGCCGAGATCGCTTCCGACCTCGCCAAGCTTTAG
- the serS gene encoding serine--tRNA ligase, whose amino-acid sequence MHDLKAIRDAAADFDRGLARRGLAPHSARILDLDAARRAAQTELQEIQTKRNELSRGIGIAKSKGEPVEAIMAEVAAMKDRMAVLEGDERRLGEELDAILAALPNLPAPEVPDGADEHGNVEVRRWGSPRNFAFAPKQHFELGEALGLMDFSRAAKVAGARFTVLKGALARMERALGAFMLDTHTTEFGYTEVIPPALVNDATVFGTGQLPKFSEDLFRTTDGRWLIPTAEVPLTNLTADEILDEAALPLRWTAFTPCFRSEAGSAGRDTRGMIRQHQFSKVELVSIAHPDHSEAEHERMTSAAETILQKLGLPYRVMLLCAGDMGFTARKTYDLEVWLPGQQAYREISSCSNCGEFQARRMKTRFRPAESKGNRNVHTLNGSGLAVGRTLVAILENYQREDGTVEVPAPLRPYMGGLEKIGL is encoded by the coding sequence ATGCATGATTTGAAAGCGATCCGCGACGCCGCAGCCGACTTCGACCGAGGGCTTGCCCGGCGCGGCCTGGCCCCGCACTCGGCGCGGATCCTGGATCTGGACGCGGCCCGGCGCGCGGCGCAGACCGAGCTGCAGGAGATCCAGACCAAGCGCAATGAACTGTCGCGCGGCATCGGTATCGCCAAGAGCAAGGGCGAGCCGGTCGAGGCGATCATGGCCGAAGTCGCCGCCATGAAGGACCGCATGGCGGTGCTCGAGGGCGACGAGCGCCGGCTGGGCGAGGAATTGGATGCCATTCTGGCCGCCTTGCCGAACCTGCCGGCGCCCGAGGTGCCGGACGGTGCCGACGAGCACGGCAATGTCGAGGTCCGACGCTGGGGCAGCCCGCGCAATTTCGCCTTTGCACCCAAGCAGCATTTCGAGCTGGGCGAGGCGCTGGGCCTCATGGACTTCAGCCGCGCGGCCAAGGTCGCCGGCGCGCGCTTCACGGTGCTGAAGGGCGCGCTCGCTCGCATGGAGCGGGCACTCGGCGCCTTCATGCTCGACACTCATACGACCGAGTTCGGCTATACCGAGGTGATCCCGCCGGCGCTCGTCAATGACGCGACCGTGTTCGGCACGGGCCAGCTGCCGAAGTTCAGCGAAGACCTGTTCCGTACGACCGACGGGCGCTGGCTGATCCCGACGGCGGAGGTGCCGCTCACCAACCTCACGGCCGACGAGATCCTGGATGAGGCGGCGTTGCCGCTGCGCTGGACGGCCTTCACGCCCTGTTTCCGCAGCGAGGCCGGCTCGGCCGGCCGCGACACGCGCGGCATGATCCGGCAGCACCAGTTCTCCAAGGTCGAACTGGTGTCGATCGCGCATCCGGACCATTCGGAGGCCGAGCACGAGCGGATGACGAGCGCGGCCGAGACGATCCTGCAGAAGCTGGGCCTGCCCTACCGGGTCATGCTGCTCTGTGCCGGCGACATGGGCTTCACTGCGCGCAAGACCTACGACCTCGAGGTCTGGCTGCCGGGCCAGCAGGCCTACCGCGAGATTTCGAGCTGCTCCAACTGCGGCGAGTTCCAGGCACGGCGCATGAAGACGCGCTTCCGTCCGGCCGAGAGCAAGGGCAACCGCAACGTCCATACCTTGAACGGCTCGGGCCTGGCGGTCGGTCGCACGCTGGTTGCGATCCTCGAGAACTACCAGCGCGAGGACGGCACAGTCGAGGTGCCGGCCCCGCTTCGGCCCTATATGGGCGGCCTGGAGAAGATCGGCCTCTGA
- the surE gene encoding 5'/3'-nucleotidase SurE, with the protein MSSMPIDLAKARILLSNDDGIDAPGLKVLERIARALSRDVWIVAPEREQSGAGHSLTLRQPLRIRRLGPKRFAVDGTPTDCVLLAVNEIMKDHRPTLLLSGVNHGGNMGEDITYSGTVAAAMEGTLIEVRSIACSLATVNGQKPIWDAAAAHLPEVIRALAAAPWPPNTLVNVNVPNLPPDEIRGVKATAQGQRKLGGNIVGATDPRGRPYYWIGPNRDEDAEKPGTDIWAVAQGYVAVTPAFLDLTHRAALASLGELFP; encoded by the coding sequence ATGTCCAGCATGCCGATTGATCTCGCCAAGGCGCGCATTCTGCTGTCGAACGACGACGGCATCGACGCCCCTGGGCTCAAGGTGCTGGAGCGCATCGCGCGCGCGCTCAGCCGCGACGTCTGGATTGTGGCGCCGGAGCGCGAGCAGAGCGGCGCTGGCCACTCGCTGACGCTGCGCCAGCCGTTGCGCATCCGCAGGCTCGGGCCGAAGCGCTTCGCGGTCGACGGCACGCCGACCGACTGCGTGCTGCTCGCAGTCAACGAGATCATGAAGGACCACCGGCCGACCCTGCTGCTGTCCGGCGTCAACCACGGCGGCAACATGGGCGAGGACATAACCTATTCCGGCACGGTCGCGGCCGCGATGGAGGGCACGCTCATCGAGGTGCGCTCGATCGCCTGCAGCCTCGCCACGGTCAACGGCCAGAAGCCGATCTGGGACGCGGCCGCGGCCCATCTGCCGGAAGTGATCCGCGCGCTCGCCGCGGCCCCGTGGCCGCCGAACACGCTGGTCAACGTCAATGTGCCGAACCTGCCGCCGGACGAGATCCGCGGCGTCAAGGCGACGGCGCAGGGCCAGCGCAAGCTCGGCGGCAACATCGTTGGCGCTACGGACCCACGCGGCCGGCCCTATTACTGGATCGGGCCGAATCGCGACGAGGATGCGGAGAAGCCGGGTACCGACATCTGGGCCGTCGCGCAGGGCTATGTCGCGGTGACGCCGGCGTTTCTCGATCTTACTCACCGGGCCGCCCTGGCATCGCTCGGAGAATTGTTTCCGTGA
- a CDS encoding protein-L-isoaspartate(D-aspartate) O-methyltransferase, producing the protein MTGGARSPSSAPAARLIEELRRAGIADERVLAAMARVPRDQFVPAAFVDHAWDNVALPIGHGQTISQPLVVALMTAALEVTDRHKVLEIGTGSGYQTAVLAPLCRRVFTIERHQALLHEANKRFAALRLGNVTSRFGDGTKGWPEPAPFDRILVTAAAAKLPVTLQELLAPGGVMVAPVGAEKGKQMLVRVRRTDEGFKTEDLVAVRFVPLVEGLPRNPRRPVEAAST; encoded by the coding sequence GTGACCGGCGGCGCCCGCTCGCCCTCGTCGGCTCCTGCGGCGCGCTTGATCGAGGAGCTGCGGCGCGCCGGCATCGCGGACGAGCGGGTGCTGGCCGCGATGGCGCGCGTGCCGCGCGACCAGTTCGTGCCGGCGGCTTTCGTCGATCATGCCTGGGACAATGTCGCCCTGCCGATCGGCCATGGCCAGACGATCAGCCAGCCGCTGGTCGTGGCGCTCATGACCGCGGCGCTCGAGGTGACCGACCGGCACAAGGTGCTCGAGATCGGCACCGGCTCCGGCTATCAGACGGCGGTCCTGGCGCCCTTGTGCCGGCGCGTCTTCACCATCGAGCGGCACCAGGCGTTGCTGCACGAGGCGAACAAGCGCTTCGCGGCACTCCGGCTCGGCAATGTCACGAGCCGGTTCGGCGACGGCACCAAGGGCTGGCCGGAGCCGGCACCGTTCGACCGGATCCTGGTCACTGCTGCAGCCGCCAAGCTGCCGGTGACGCTGCAGGAGTTGCTGGCACCGGGCGGCGTGATGGTCGCCCCGGTGGGCGCCGAGAAGGGCAAGCAGATGCTCGTGCGCGTGCGCCGGACCGACGAGGGCTTCAAGACCGAGGACCTGGTCGCCGTGCGCTTCGTGCCGCTGGTCGAAGGGTTGCCGCGCAATCCGCGCCGTCCGGTGGAGGCGGCGTCGACGTGA
- a CDS encoding peptidoglycan DD-metalloendopeptidase family protein, which translates to MSVRHLGPGVLVMALLAGCHQSTTPAPIYNGGSGETRPLAPANAAPDAQPGSAQTGILETAGGRVTVQQGETLYAISRRSGVPVRFLIDANNLQPPYRVQSGQVLTLPRTRQHIVQQGETLYSVARRYGVEAASLARMNHIDPPYTIKLGQPLLLPPTVAEAPQVASALPLTSAPPSAPASALSPVEPASPPPPAGAPGGNGVMTTALSPPPSAPSSTAAPPAATQPPAPVAVPGPPQVLAPPATSSAAPPAAPQNTAAVPVPPPLPQRPGPAPTSAPAPTPTPAPTPAPAPEAAEEAPPPAGTTVSPPEPESGAATPPPRAAAPSAAVAAIVDGHRPPTAPLFSWPVSGRIISTFGPAAGGTHNDGINISAPEGTTVVAAEAGTIAYAGNELRGFGNLLLIKHDGGWVTAYAHNEVLLVKKGDRVRRGQAIARVGNTGGVNGSQLHFELRSGTKAVDPLDHLPQLTAGD; encoded by the coding sequence GTGAGCGTGCGACATCTCGGTCCCGGCGTGCTGGTAATGGCACTGCTGGCCGGCTGCCATCAGTCCACCACCCCGGCGCCCATCTACAATGGCGGCTCGGGCGAGACGCGGCCGCTGGCGCCGGCGAACGCGGCTCCGGACGCGCAACCAGGCAGCGCGCAGACCGGCATCCTCGAGACGGCGGGCGGTCGCGTGACCGTGCAGCAGGGCGAGACGCTCTATGCCATCTCGCGGCGCTCGGGCGTGCCCGTCCGGTTCCTGATCGATGCGAACAACCTGCAGCCGCCCTATCGGGTCCAGTCCGGGCAGGTGCTGACCCTGCCGCGCACCCGTCAGCATATCGTTCAGCAGGGCGAGACGCTCTATTCCGTCGCCCGGCGCTATGGCGTCGAGGCCGCGAGCCTCGCCCGCATGAACCACATCGACCCGCCCTATACGATCAAGCTCGGCCAGCCGCTGCTGCTGCCGCCGACGGTTGCCGAGGCGCCGCAGGTCGCAAGCGCACTGCCGCTCACATCGGCGCCCCCGTCGGCGCCCGCATCGGCGCTGTCGCCGGTCGAGCCTGCGAGCCCACCACCGCCCGCTGGCGCCCCGGGCGGCAACGGCGTCATGACGACGGCACTATCGCCGCCCCCGTCGGCACCGTCATCCACGGCGGCCCCACCCGCGGCGACGCAACCGCCGGCTCCGGTGGCAGTGCCGGGGCCGCCGCAGGTGCTCGCACCGCCGGCTACGTCGTCCGCTGCGCCACCTGCTGCGCCGCAGAATACGGCGGCCGTGCCGGTGCCGCCGCCTTTGCCGCAACGGCCCGGCCCAGCACCAACGTCGGCGCCTGCACCGACCCCGACGCCTGCCCCGACACCAGCACCGGCGCCGGAGGCGGCCGAAGAGGCGCCGCCGCCAGCAGGCACGACCGTGTCGCCGCCCGAGCCCGAGAGCGGGGCCGCGACCCCGCCGCCTCGCGCCGCGGCACCGTCCGCCGCCGTCGCTGCCATTGTCGATGGCCATCGACCGCCGACGGCGCCGCTGTTCAGCTGGCCGGTCAGCGGCCGGATCATCTCGACCTTCGGGCCGGCGGCCGGCGGGACCCACAACGACGGCATCAACATCTCGGCACCCGAAGGCACGACCGTCGTCGCGGCCGAGGCCGGCACCATCGCCTATGCCGGTAACGAGCTGCGCGGCTTCGGCAATCTGCTGCTCATCAAGCACGACGGCGGCTGGGTCACTGCCTATGCCCACAATGAGGTGCTGCTGGTGAAGAAGGGCGACCGGGTCCGCCGCGGCCAGGCGATCGCCCGGGTCGGCAACACCGGCGGCGTCAACGGCTCGCAACTGCATTTCGAGCTCAGGAGCGGCACCAAGGCGGTCGATCCGCTCGACCATCTGCCGCAGCTGACGGCGGGCGACTGA
- a CDS encoding ATP-binding protein encodes MTQPASLDLLLTRIADALDRLAPPPAPPVDLAGADAFSWHAESDRLVPVPAVSRVELKLLRGVERVRDILLENTEQFAAGFPANNALLWGSRGMGKSSLVKAIHAEVLTSMPAGAPGKLKLVEIHREDIPSLPRLLDQLRGEPHRFILFCDDLSFDHDDAAYKSLKAVLDGGIEGRPANVVLYATSNRRHLMPRDMIDNERSSAVNPGEAVEEKISLSDRFGLWLGFHACDQQTYLAIIRGYVERYGIEIDDPSLVAEANEWAVTRGGRSGRVAWQYIQDLAGRRRYKLE; translated from the coding sequence ATGACCCAGCCCGCCTCGCTCGACCTTCTCCTGACCCGCATCGCCGATGCGCTCGACCGTCTGGCCCCGCCACCAGCGCCGCCCGTCGATCTCGCGGGGGCCGATGCCTTCTCCTGGCACGCCGAAAGCGACCGCCTGGTCCCGGTGCCGGCCGTGAGCCGGGTCGAGCTCAAGCTGCTGCGCGGGGTCGAGCGCGTCCGCGACATCCTCTTGGAGAATACGGAGCAGTTCGCCGCCGGGTTCCCGGCCAACAACGCCCTGCTCTGGGGCTCGCGCGGCATGGGCAAGAGCTCGCTCGTCAAGGCCATCCATGCCGAGGTGCTGACATCCATGCCGGCAGGCGCGCCGGGCAAGCTCAAGCTCGTCGAGATCCATCGCGAGGACATCCCGTCGCTGCCCCGGCTCTTGGACCAGCTGCGCGGCGAGCCGCACCGCTTCATCCTGTTCTGCGACGATCTGTCGTTCGACCATGACGATGCCGCCTACAAATCGCTGAAGGCCGTGCTCGACGGCGGCATCGAGGGCCGGCCGGCGAACGTCGTGCTCTATGCGACCTCGAACCGCCGGCACCTGATGCCGCGCGACATGATCGACAACGAGCGCTCCTCCGCGGTCAATCCAGGCGAGGCGGTCGAGGAGAAGATCTCGCTCAGCGACCGGTTCGGCCTGTGGCTGGGCTTCCACGCCTGCGACCAGCAGACCTATCTTGCGATCATCCGCGGCTATGTCGAGCGCTACGGCATCGAGATCGACGATCCGAGCCTCGTCGCGGAAGCAAATGAATGGGCCGTGACCCGCGGCGGCCGGTCGGGTCGCGTCGCCTGGCAATATATCCAGGACCTGGCCGGCCGCCGGCGCTACAAGCTCGAATAG
- the yajC gene encoding preprotein translocase subunit YajC: MLFSTAFAQTAAGGGSDFQAQLVQFAPLIMIAAVFYFLLIRPQQQRAKQLKTALAALRRGDKIVTAGGMIASVSRVINDDEVEVEIAAGIKVRVVRSTITTILSKPEPAGKDAGKDKGGKSGETKDAEAETGEGGEGTDGSAKRRRGPAKPAGKAPETEAADAKPTDAPK, encoded by the coding sequence ATGTTGTTCTCGACCGCCTTCGCGCAAACCGCAGCTGGTGGCGGCAGCGATTTCCAGGCTCAGCTCGTGCAGTTCGCGCCGCTGATCATGATCGCGGCCGTGTTCTATTTCCTGCTGATCCGGCCGCAGCAGCAGCGCGCGAAGCAACTGAAGACGGCGCTGGCGGCACTCCGTCGCGGCGACAAGATCGTCACCGCCGGCGGTATGATCGCGAGCGTGTCGCGCGTCATCAACGACGACGAGGTCGAGGTCGAGATCGCGGCGGGCATCAAGGTGCGGGTCGTACGCAGCACGATCACGACGATTCTCTCGAAGCCGGAGCCGGCCGGCAAGGACGCTGGCAAGGACAAGGGCGGCAAGTCGGGCGAGACCAAGGACGCGGAGGCCGAGACGGGCGAGGGCGGCGAGGGCACCGACGGGTCGGCCAAGCGGCGCCGCGGCCCGGCCAAGCCCGCCGGCAAGGCTCCGGAGACCGAGGCCGCTGACGCCAAGCCCACGGATGCGCCGAAGTAA
- the secD gene encoding protein translocase subunit SecD: MLNFQPWKTWTVILICLAGVFLALPNVLPATVVAQLPSWMPAPRISYGLDLQGGSHLLLEVDLKSVTKERLNGALDGLRTALLKDKIGYTQLAVEGDHIAVTLRDAGDADKAKGLVRDVDPDLEASQTPDGKFSIAYSAQSIAQRRTSAVDQSIEIIRRRIDETGTKEPTIQREGEDRILLQLPGIDNPEHVKELLGRTAKMTFQLVDEGISPEEAKAGHLPPGDEILPGDDAAARQGQPTEYVIKKRVMVDGGTLTSASATFQDNRPVIQFKFDSSGARRFADTTRDNVHKRFAIVLDNKVISAPVINEPITGGQGIISGSFTVQSANDLALLLRAGALPAPLTILEERTVGPDLGADSIRAGTTACLVAVGLVGVFMIVFYGLFGIYANIALFFNLCLLLAALSTLGATLTLPGIAGIALTLGMAVDANVLVNERIREEARHGRGVISAIDAGFSRAYATIIDANVTHLIAGSLLFELGSGPVKGFAVTLCLGILTSLFTTMLVSRLLVVWWLRRTRPKAIPI, from the coding sequence ATGCTGAATTTTCAACCCTGGAAGACCTGGACGGTCATCCTCATCTGCCTCGCGGGCGTGTTCCTGGCGCTGCCCAACGTCCTGCCGGCGACGGTGGTGGCACAGCTGCCGTCGTGGATGCCGGCGCCGCGCATCAGCTACGGCCTCGACCTGCAGGGCGGCAGCCATCTGCTGCTCGAGGTCGATCTGAAGTCTGTCACCAAGGAGCGCTTGAACGGCGCGCTCGACGGGCTCCGGACCGCGCTGCTCAAGGACAAGATCGGCTACACCCAGCTCGCCGTCGAGGGCGACCATATCGCGGTGACGCTGCGCGACGCGGGCGATGCCGACAAGGCCAAGGGCCTGGTGCGCGACGTCGATCCCGATCTCGAGGCCAGCCAGACGCCGGACGGCAAATTCTCCATCGCCTATAGCGCCCAGTCGATCGCGCAGCGCCGTACCTCCGCCGTCGACCAGTCGATCGAGATCATCCGCCGCCGCATCGACGAGACCGGCACCAAGGAGCCGACGATCCAGCGCGAGGGCGAGGACCGCATCCTCCTGCAGCTGCCGGGCATCGACAATCCGGAGCATGTGAAGGAGCTCTTGGGCCGGACCGCCAAGATGACCTTCCAGCTGGTCGACGAGGGTATCTCGCCGGAGGAGGCCAAGGCCGGCCATCTGCCGCCGGGCGACGAAATCCTGCCGGGCGACGATGCCGCGGCACGCCAGGGGCAGCCGACCGAATACGTCATCAAGAAGCGCGTCATGGTCGACGGCGGCACGCTCACCAGCGCATCCGCGACCTTCCAGGACAATCGCCCGGTCATCCAGTTCAAGTTCGATTCCTCGGGCGCCCGCCGCTTCGCCGACACGACGCGCGACAATGTCCACAAGCGCTTCGCCATCGTGCTCGACAACAAGGTGATCTCCGCGCCCGTGATCAATGAGCCGATCACCGGCGGCCAGGGCATCATTTCGGGCAGCTTCACCGTGCAGAGTGCCAACGACCTGGCCCTGCTGCTTCGGGCGGGCGCGCTGCCGGCGCCGCTCACGATCCTCGAGGAACGCACGGTCGGCCCCGACCTCGGCGCAGACTCCATCCGGGCCGGCACGACCGCCTGCCTGGTCGCGGTCGGGCTCGTCGGCGTCTTCATGATCGTGTTCTACGGCCTGTTCGGCATCTATGCGAACATCGCGCTGTTCTTCAACCTGTGCCTGCTCCTGGCGGCGCTCTCGACGCTCGGCGCCACGCTGACGCTGCCCGGCATCGCCGGCATTGCGCTGACACTCGGCATGGCGGTCGACGCCAACGTGCTGGTGAACGAGCGCATCCGTGAGGAGGCGCGGCACGGCCGCGGCGTCATCTCCGCGATCGACGCCGGGTTCAGCCGCGCCTATGCGACGATCATCGACGCCAACGTCACCCACCTGATCGCCGGCTCGCTGCTGTTCGAGCTGGGTTCGGGACCGGTCAAGGGCTTCGCGGTCACGCTCTGCCTCGGCATCCTGACCTCGCTCTTCACCACCATGCTGGTGTCCCGTCTCCTCGTCGTCTGGTGGCTGCGCCGTACGCGCCCCAAGGCGATCCCGATCTAA